A region from the Mesotoga sp. UBA6090 genome encodes:
- a CDS encoding DUF4352 domain-containing protein — MKKVMVLFLILLVTTVSLANLYAVTTEGRVVLLKNNGTWKYEDVQLGSKPVMEIDKPLIAGDLSITLKEIARIDKEYVVLDLLVQNNDSEPKAFVVMVLYLRDKQGYTYSGTFMFDPPAKYDRTFQGDIAPNGGIARGAVFFEIPRETEIVELSYGFMGELFADISKVAAGL, encoded by the coding sequence ATGAAAAAAGTTATGGTATTGTTCTTGATTTTGTTGGTAACAACAGTATCACTTGCGAACCTTTACGCCGTTACAACTGAAGGTCGAGTAGTTCTTCTTAAAAACAACGGTACCTGGAAGTATGAGGACGTTCAACTTGGCAGCAAACCGGTTATGGAGATTGATAAGCCCCTAATCGCCGGGGATCTATCAATAACTCTGAAGGAGATCGCCAGAATAGACAAAGAATACGTGGTACTTGATCTCCTCGTTCAGAATAACGATTCAGAACCAAAAGCCTTTGTAGTAATGGTCCTTTATCTTCGAGACAAGCAAGGATATACTTATTCCGGTACTTTTATGTTTGATCCGCCGGCAAAGTATGATAGAACCTTCCAGGGTGATATCGCACCAAATGGTGGGATAGCAAGGGGCGCGGTGTTCTTTGAAATACCCAGAGAAACAGAAATCGTGGAATTGAGTTATGGCTTTATGGGTGAGTTATTTGCAGATATATCCAAAGTTGCTGCTGGTCTATAA
- a CDS encoding PQQ-binding-like beta-propeller repeat protein has translation MRKFAFILLVMTFFLLFTSSCILPNIRPLVAKSGGLEGITGLPNNTFTWIGTDTDGTIIKYEFRKDGGIWESYGLANTYTWSGYSEGSHTFEVKAQDNMGAYSNTVIWTFVYSTLNQPPVVTKLGGSEGTIDNSNNSFSWSGTDDSGISKYEYRKDGGGWVNYGLTTSYTWSGYSKGNHTFEVRAQDNEGLYSAVVFWAFFYEPPMPTPGTLLWKYKTDGWIFSNPAIGNGGTVYFGSDDGYLYAVDSSGVLKWKHNIGGAVRSSPSISSSGIIYLGNTNGYLFAIDNTGAELWKFFVGGSIYSSPAIGEDGSIYVTSSGGTTSNGYVFALNSDGTKRWSRGPFGISESSPAIGADSSIHFGAYDKVYALNPSGTTKWSFTVGYIFSHWVDSSPAISSSGRIYVGADHGYFYCLSGSSGTKLWENHVGGYLDSSPVIDCDDNIYFGSGDERLYCLNPSGSVKWSFNTYDSIESTPALGSDGTIIFGCHDGRVYALNSDGSLKWDYVTGGRVYSSPAIGDDGTIYIGSNDGYLYAISDDNGGLMNAATWPKFQKDNSNSGRK, from the coding sequence ATGAGAAAATTTGCATTTATCCTTTTAGTTATGACGTTCTTCTTACTGTTCACTTCATCTTGCATTCTGCCCAATATTCGTCCGTTAGTGGCCAAATCCGGGGGGTTGGAAGGAATCACAGGTCTTCCAAACAACACATTCACTTGGATAGGAACGGACACCGATGGCACTATCATAAAGTACGAATTTAGGAAGGATGGAGGAATATGGGAGAGTTACGGCCTTGCCAACACTTATACTTGGAGCGGTTATTCAGAAGGGAGCCATACTTTTGAAGTGAAAGCCCAAGATAATATGGGGGCATACTCAAATACTGTTATATGGACTTTCGTCTACAGTACTCTTAATCAACCTCCCGTAGTGACTAAACTTGGGGGGTCTGAAGGTACTATTGATAATTCAAATAACAGCTTCTCTTGGAGCGGGACCGACGATAGTGGTATTTCGAAATACGAATATCGGAAAGATGGAGGAGGATGGGTTAATTACGGATTGACTACAAGCTACACTTGGTCCGGTTATTCAAAGGGAAATCATACCTTTGAAGTTAGAGCTCAGGACAATGAAGGTCTGTACTCTGCAGTTGTTTTCTGGGCGTTTTTCTATGAACCCCCGATGCCAACACCAGGAACACTTTTGTGGAAGTATAAGACTGATGGGTGGATATTTTCAAATCCCGCTATTGGTAATGGTGGAACCGTTTATTTCGGTTCTGATGACGGTTATTTGTATGCTGTTGACTCATCAGGTGTTCTAAAATGGAAGCACAACATTGGAGGTGCCGTTCGTTCTAGCCCGTCAATTAGTTCTAGCGGGATCATATATCTTGGTAATACAAATGGCTATTTGTTTGCAATTGATAATACAGGAGCAGAGCTTTGGAAGTTTTTTGTCGGAGGCAGCATATACTCCAGTCCAGCAATAGGTGAGGATGGTTCAATATATGTAACCAGTTCAGGTGGCACCACTTCAAACGGTTATGTATTTGCCTTAAATTCAGACGGGACCAAGAGATGGTCTAGAGGTCCCTTTGGAATTTCTGAGTCTAGCCCTGCTATTGGTGCTGATTCGTCTATTCACTTTGGGGCTTATGATAAAGTGTATGCTCTAAATCCCAGTGGAACGACAAAGTGGAGCTTCACAGTGGGGTACATCTTTTCTCACTGGGTTGATTCTAGCCCCGCTATAAGCTCTTCAGGAAGAATTTATGTTGGTGCAGATCACGGTTATTTCTATTGTCTCTCTGGTTCTTCTGGTACAAAGCTGTGGGAAAATCACGTGGGAGGATATCTTGATTCTAGTCCAGTAATTGATTGCGATGATAACATCTACTTTGGTTCCGGAGATGAACGTCTTTACTGTTTGAATCCTTCAGGTTCCGTGAAGTGGAGCTTCAATACTTACGATTCGATTGAGTCAACTCCCGCCCTGGGTTCAGATGGGACAATTATCTTCGGCTGTCACGACGGCCGCGTCTATGCCTTAAACAGCGATGGTAGCCTGAAGTGGGATTACGTTACTGGAGGAAGAGTTTATTCTAGTCCTGCTATTGGAGATGATGGGACCATCTATATAGGAAGCAACGACGGATATCTGTATGCCATAAGTGATGACAACGGCGGGCTGATGAATGCAGCTACCTGGCCGAAGTTTCAGAAGGATAATTCCAATTCTGGAAGAAAATGA
- a CDS encoding thermonuclease family protein, with product MRRLFILLFVVICVLVTAMTPIKVNIEGIEANYYEEYLTLFNSELSYDDVLISTIMDGDTFTMIRHKSLNFIELLRLIGVDAPNSKGSDEKLEYFGNEAADFARSILENRKCALSYDQIPMDTYGRILGYVWVPATFKGNEYKVLFNLLLITNGYGHAYTIYPFEDRYMEVFIEAERIARIDKQGLWGSEEFANMPPEPEYNPIVYITNTGTMYHQAHYQHLLQSKIAIRLSEVVRRGYTPCGICSPPRLILVGKETSN from the coding sequence ATGCGTAGGTTGTTTATTCTTTTATTCGTGGTTATTTGTGTGTTGGTTACTGCAATGACTCCTATTAAAGTCAATATTGAGGGTATAGAAGCCAATTATTACGAGGAATATCTGACACTCTTTAATAGTGAACTCAGTTATGATGATGTATTAATCTCCACCATTATGGACGGAGACACTTTCACAATGATCAGACACAAGTCCCTGAACTTCATAGAGCTTCTGAGACTAATTGGTGTTGATGCCCCCAATAGCAAAGGCTCTGATGAAAAACTAGAATACTTTGGAAATGAGGCCGCAGATTTTGCCCGTTCCATACTTGAAAATCGAAAGTGTGCACTTTCTTATGATCAAATTCCTATGGATACTTATGGAAGGATCCTGGGTTATGTTTGGGTTCCAGCAACTTTTAAGGGAAACGAATACAAGGTATTGTTCAACCTTCTTCTTATCACTAATGGGTACGGCCACGCCTATACAATCTACCCTTTTGAAGATAGGTATATGGAAGTTTTTATTGAAGCAGAGAGAATTGCCAGGATTGATAAGCAAGGTTTGTGGGGTAGCGAGGAGTTTGCAAATATGCCACCCGAACCTGAGTACAACCCGATTGTATATATCACAAATACTGGCACAATGTATCATCAGGCACATTATCAGCATTTGCTTCAAAGCAAGATTGCTATAAGACTTTCTGAAGTCGTTAGACGCGGATATACGCCCTGCGGCATATGTAGTCCACCTAGACTTATATTGGTAGGAAAAGAAACAAGTAACTAA